One genomic window of Trichomycterus rosablanca isolate fTriRos1 chromosome 1, fTriRos1.hap1, whole genome shotgun sequence includes the following:
- the tmem125b gene encoding transmembrane protein 125 encodes MSEPTFLRQQVEMQVEFWWFAEPCMSLLCYSSSVALVLSLGIGGVALLSSASSSAASSAIWRLTVGSALCLLALVLVLKQLLSSAVQDMGCVHNYRRIMQLRSGGSTDPLLMLAVGLALMLCGVTVLLGLGTSDMLLCGMLLLSCGSAVVLSVVVYGVVVYVWGRRERRRRIPRRVRVYTVSRQRSHMWRDSAFSQAGLI; translated from the coding sequence ATGTCTGAGCCCACGTTCCTGCGTCAGCAGGTGGAAATGCAGGTGGAGTTTTGGTGGTTTGCTGAGCCTTGTATGTCCCTGCTCTGCTACTCCTCTTCAGTTGCCTTGGTGCTTAGCCTTGGCATAGGCGGTGTGGCACTCCTGTCCTCGGCCAGCTCCTCAGCAGCATCCTCTGCCATATGGCGCCTCACCGTGGGCTCTGCACTTTGCCTCCTTGCACTGGTTCTTGTCCTTAAGCAGCTGCTTAGCTCAGCTGTTCAGGACATGGGTTGTGTGCACAATTACAGACGCATCATGCAGCTGCGCAGTGGAGGAAGCACTGACCCTCTTTTGATGCTAGCTGTTGGATTGGCACTGATGTTGTGTGGTGTTACAGTGCTGCTGGGATTGGGTACATCAGACATGCTGCTGTGTGGGATGCTTCTCCTGTCCTGTGGAAGTGCTGTGGTGCTGAGTGTGGTGGTCTATGGTGTGGTAGTATATGTGTGGGGACGGAGGGAAAGGAGAAGGAGGATACCAAGGAGGGTGAGAGTGTATACAGTGTCCAGACAGAGAAGTCATATGTGGAGAGACTCAGCTTTTAGTCAAGCTGGTTTGATATGA